Proteins co-encoded in one Arachis stenosperma cultivar V10309 chromosome 7, arast.V10309.gnm1.PFL2, whole genome shotgun sequence genomic window:
- the LOC130940981 gene encoding nuclear pore complex protein NUP50A-like — MGDAENALPPSKKRTAGVQLTKDTPVDDGEDVPEHETGTFKRASDEVLATRRIVKVRRQQNNSAPSSNPFAGIRLTTPTDSGANPVEPTAEKQSAGENSGADDSNGNDATSKESEKAKDEETKQLESKTDTVEDKSAAKNDAAEESNADQEHAAEKESTVDKSEADKEHSEDVDKNEVAEKKDAASKEIAAESNTGNEDKKDSTDNGDEKVESAEPSAEGGHLKSFQQLSSSRNAFTGLAGTGFSSTSFSFGSASSEGSGSIFGTKNDKPFGLGLSTNGSSVFGVSASSAISKSEGSGFAALQEVVVETGEENEKVVFNADSVLFEFVDGSWKERGKGELKVNVTTGEEKARLLMRSRGNYRLILNARLYPDMKLTNMEKKGVTFACINSATEGKVGLSTFALKFKDPSIVEEFKAAITAHKDKGGGAATSTTALKTPENSPKASDD; from the coding sequence ATGGGGGATGCTGAGAATGCCCTTCCACCTTCAAAGAAAAGGACCGCCGGAGTGCAGCTCACTAAAGATACTCCTGTTGATGATGGGGAAGATGTCCCTGAACATGAGACTGGCACTTTCAAGAGAGCTAGTGATGAGGTTCTGGCAACCCGAAGGATAGTCAAAGTTCGTCGCCAACAGAACAATTCTGCTCCTTCTTCAAACCCATTTGCAGGGATACGCTTGACAACTCCCACTGACTCCGGTGCTAATCCTGTTGAACCAACTGCTGAAAAACAATCAGCTGGTGAGAACAGTGGTGCAGATGATTCAAATGGCAATGATGCTACGTCAAAGGAATCTGAGAAAGCTAAGGATGAAGAAACTAAGCAATTGGAGAGTAAAACTGATACAGTAGAGGACAAATCTGCTGCAAAGAACGATGCTGCAGAAGAAAGCAATGCAGATCAGGAGCATGCTGCAGAAAAGGAGAGTACTGTTGATAAATCTGAGGCAGATAAGGAACATAGTGAAGATGTCGACAAAAATGAAGTTGCGGAGAAGAAGGATGCTGCAAGTAAGGAGATTGCTGCTGAAAGTAATACTGGAAACGAGGATAAGAAAGATAGCACTGACAATGGCGATGAGAAAGTTGAGAGTGCAGAACCAAGTGCTGAAGGTGGCCATCTGAAGTCATTTCAACAGCTCTCAAGTAGCCGAAATGCATTCACAGGTCTTGCTGGAACTGGTTTCTCTTCTACTTCGTTTTCATTTGGGTCTGCTTCAAGTGAAGGGTCAGGTTCTATCTTTGGTACAAAAAATGACAAGCCTTTTGGTCTGGGTTTATCCACCAATGGAAGTTCTGTTTTTGGGGTATCCGCATCCTCTGCTATTTCCAAGAGCGAGGGAAGTGGTTTTGCAGCATTGCAGGAGGTTGTGGTTGAAACCGGTGAAGAGAATGAGAAAGTGGTTTTTAATGCAGATTCAGTGTtgtttgaatttgttgatgGAAGTTGGAAGGAAAGAGGAAAGGGAGAACTGAAAGTTAATGTTACAACTGGCGAAGAAAAAGCAAGACTTCTTATGAGGTCTAGGGGAAATTATAGACTGATTTTGAATGCTCGTCTTTACCCAGATATGAAGCTCACAAATATGGAGAAGAAGGGTGTTACATTTGCATGCATCAACAGTGCCACAGAAGGGAAAGTTGGTCTTTCAACATTTGCCTTGAAGTTCAAGGACCCATCCATTGTGGAGGAGTTTAAAGCTGCTATCACGGCACATAAGGATAAGGGTGGTGGTGCTGCAACATCAACAACAGCTCTCAAGACCCCAGAAAATTCTCCAAAGGCATCTGATGATTGA
- the LOC130940982 gene encoding coatomer subunit beta'-1-like isoform X2 translates to MNLSLDFEHEFVQNSERVKSVDLHPTEPWVLVGLYSGSISIWNYQTKTEEKSFKLSESPVRSAKFIARENWVIAASDDKYIRVCSYETGQKISEFEEHTDYIRSLAVHPFLPYVVSASDDNVLKLWDWKKGWACLKTFQGHSHYVMSVAFNPKDPSTFATASLDGTLKIWSVDSSAPILTLEGHLKGVNCADYFISNDKEYLISGSDDFTAKVWDYHSKNCVQTLEGHGNNVTAVCSHPELPIILTASEDSTVKIWDNVTYRLQTTLNFDLERIWSIGYKKGSSRVAFGCDKGFVIVKINIEAVKQD, encoded by the exons GGTTCTAGTGGGTTTGTATTCAGGATCTATTTCTATATGGAACTATCAGACAAAg ACTGAAGAGAAGTCATTCAAGCTTAGTGAATCACCAG TAAGATCTGCCAAGTTCATTGCTCGCGAAAATTGGGTTATTGCTGCGTCCGACGACAAGTATATTCGAGTCTGCAGTTATGAGACAGGCCAAAAGATTTCAGAATTTGAGGAACATACAGATTACATTAGGAGTTTGGCTGTGCACCCTTTCCTGCCATATGTTGTGTCAGCTTCTGATGACAATGTTCTAAAATTGTGGGATTGGAAGAAGGGTTGGGCTTGTCTTAAAACCTTTCAAGGACACTCACATTATGTGATGAGTGTAGCATTTAACCCCAAGGATCCATCTACCTTTGCTACTGCATCCCTTGATGGGACTTTAAAG ATTTGGAGTGTTGATTCCTCTGCTCCAATTTTGACCCTGGAGGGACACTTGAAAGGAGTGAATTGTGCTGATTACTTCATAAGCAATGATAAAGAATATCTTATAAGTGGTTCTGATGATTTCACTGCAAAAGTGTGGGATTATCATTCTAAAAACTGTGTACAAACACTTGAAGGACATGGAAACAATGTCACAGCAGTGTGCTCTCATCCTGAGCTTCCTATCATATTAACAGCTTCAGAGGATTCTACTGTCAAAATATGGGATAATGTCACATACAG GCTTCAAACCACCTTGAATTTTGATCTTGAGAGAATATGGAGTATTGGATACAAAAAAGGATCATCAAG GGTTGCTTTTGGTTGTGACAAAGGATTTGTTATAGTTAAGATAAACATTGAAGCTGTCAAACAAGATTAA
- the LOC130940979 gene encoding protein MLN51 homolog — protein MGSGGEEDVEYESDPEESKRALGMRRRVEASDDEGDAEAEAELEAEAKGADRRVICSDVSDGEGGVADYDEEEEEEELDEEEAEEELDDEEEEDEVYEEERGIDEGGGVNGSVAMPKGSDGADEKPHLEEKDEEEGGESGNKDDEEKKENEPFAVPTAGVFYMHDDRFRDNAGARHRRMRGGRRLWESKDDRKWGHDKYEEITSQERHYKEGRKLSRGNYRGGRGKSRGVGRGGYARGNRKGYENSGNQTQVPKAVVRGRGPRRYEPAMKNGDQTSQMQNRQSSSKPFEKTSHTSSGRTAGSTSNYESDPVPAAKKQVSSNLNYASPPFYPSGSSNKEMNLASKRDVQTGSTSRSGRPGVVEEGVSVQQNNALLRGKNVVDTTIGMDKLYIEESINPSVGKSLNSMHAVPPGSSGVNASQSSHPRAPLRGGAIPVQMNFQPSIAHNQVNKFAPTQHQSTVQRNHAPARIPTTLQASAPQIGQRPGTGSQASSPPKTSVAISSLDSVEIDATSESGKSKGALVGKGRGGSQGSGRGSFVYGGAMGTAGNMGGNHGDPNFPAFLPVMQFGGQHPGGIGVPAVGMAFPGYVAQPNGLGNSEMTWLPVLAGAAGALGATYCPPYLTVDGAYHGRQSGQASATATSSKETDANKASNEWKPPQRAEPVNDEFGQRQNKPRRYSEMNFGQ, from the exons ATGGGCAGCGGTGGCGAAGAAGATGTTGAGTACGAGAGTGATCCCGAGGAGTCTAAACGAGCCCTCGGAATGCGGAGGAGGGTTGAGGCCAGTGACGATGAAGGTGACGCTGAAGCAGAAGCCGAACTCGAAGCTGAAGCCAAGGGTGCAGATCGCCGCGTGATTTGTTCCGATGTTTCCGACGGCGAGGGAGGAGTGGCCGATTacgatgaggaggaggaagaagaggaattGGACGAGGAAGAAGCtgaagaagaattggatgatgAGGAGGAAGAAGACGAGGTGTACGAGGAGGAGAGGGGCATTGATGAAGGTGGGGGTGTGAATGGCTCAGTGGCTATGCCAAAGGGTTCTGATGGTGCTGATGAGAAACCCCATTTGGAAGAAAaggatgaagaagaaggaggagaatcAGGGAACAAGGATGacgaggagaagaaggagaatgaGCCATTTGCGGTGCCCACAGCTGGAGTGTTTTACATGCACGATGACCGTTTCAGGGATAATGCTGGTGCTCGCCACAG GAGAATGCGCGGTGGAAGGAGGCTGTGGGAGTCCAAAGATGATAGGAAATGGGGACACGATAAGTATGAGGAGATTACTTCTCAGGAAAGGCACTACAAGGAG GGAAGGAAGCTTTCTAGGGGTAACTATAGAGGAGGGCGGGGTAAAAGTCGTGGTGTTGGTCGTGGAGGATATGCTCGAGGAAATAGGAAAGGGTATGAAAACAGTGGTAATCAAACTCAGGTTCCGAAAGCGGTTGTGCGAGGGAGAGGGCCACGGCGGTATGAGCCTGCCATGAAAAATGGTGATCAAACATCCCAGATGCAAAATAGACA ATCTTCTTCAAAGCCTTTTGAGAAAACTTCACATACTAGTTCAGGGAGAACCGCTGGATCTACCTCCAATTATGAATCAGATCCTGTGCCTGCTGCTAAGAAACAAGTGTCTTCGAATTTGAATTATGCATCTCCCCCGTTTTACCCTTCAGGCTCATCCAACAAAGAGATGAATCTGGCATCAAAAAGGGATGTCCAAACTGGCAGCACAAGCAGGAGTGGTCGTCCTGGAGTTGTGGAAGAGGGAGTTTCAGTTCAACAAAACAATGCTTTGCTTCGTGGAAAGAATGTTGTTGATACTACTATAGGTATGGATAAGCTGTATATTGAAGAGTCCATCAATCCGTCTGTTGGCAAGTCCTTGAACAGTATGCATGCTGTACCTCCTGGATCTTCTGGGGTTAATGCTTCTCAATCTTCTCATCCAAGGGCTCCATTGAGGGGTGGGGCAATTCCAGTACAGATGAATTTTCAGCCTTCTATTGCACATAATCAAGTGAACAAATTTGCTCCAACACAACACCAGTCAACTGTCCAGAGGAATCATGCGCCAGCACGAATTCCAACCACTTTGCAAGCCTCTGCTCCACAGATTGGTCAACGTCCTGGTACTGGTTCTCAAGCTTCATCTCCGCCAAAAACATCTGTGGCAATCAGTTCGTTGGATTCTGTAGAAATTGACGCTACTTCAGAATCAGGTAAATCCAAAGGTGCATTGGTTGGGAAGGGAAGGGGGGGTTCTCAGGGAAGTGGAAGGGGCTCTTTCGTTTATGGTGGAGCTATGGGGACTGCTGGAAATATGGGGGGTAATCATGGAGATCCAAACTTCCCAGCCTTCTTGCCAG TTATGCAGTTTGGAGGCCAGCATCCTGGGGGTATTGGAGTCCCTGCTGTTGGCATGGCATTCCCGGGATATGTTGCTCAGCCTAATGGTTTGGGAAACTCTGAAATGACATG GCTACCTGTTTTGGCCGGTGCTGCAGGAGCTTTAGGGGCTACATACTGTCCACCCTACCTCACAGTTGATGGTGCATATCATGGTCGACAGTCAGGGCAGGCATCTGCAACAGCTACTTCAAG CAAGGAAACTGATGCTAATAAAGCTTCTAATGAGTGGAAGCCACCACAGAGAGCTG AGCCTGTAAACGATGAGTTTGGACAGCGGCAGAATAAACCCCGCAG ATACTCAGAGATGAATTTTGGACAGTGA
- the LOC130940977 gene encoding coatomer subunit beta'-2-like — MPLRLEIKRKLAQRSERVKSVDLHPTEPWILASLYSGTVCIWNFQSQTMAKSFEVTELPVRSAKFIARKQWVVAGADDMFIRVYNYNTMDKVKVFEAHTDYIRCVAVHPTLPYVLSSSDDMLIKLWDWEKGWVCTQIFEGHSHYVMQVTFNPKDTNTFASASLDRTIKIWNLGSPDPNFTLDAHQKGVNCVDYFTGGDKPYLITGSDDHTAKVWDYQTKGCVQTLEGHTHNVSAVCFHPELPIIITGSEDGTVRIWHSTTYRLENTLNYGLERVWAIGYMKGSRRVVIGYDEGTIMVKLGREVPVASMDNSGKIIWAKHNEIQTVNIKSVGADVEVADGERLPLAVKELGTCDLYPQNLKHNPNGRFVVVCGDGEYIIYTALAWRNRSFGSALEFVWSSDGEYAVRESTSKIKIFNKNFQEKRSVRPTFSAERIFGGTLLAMCSNDFICFYDWAECRLIYRIDVNVKNLYWADSGDLVTIASDTSFYILKYNRDIVASHLVSGRPVDDEGVEDAFELLHEMSERVRTGIWVGDCFIYNNSSWRLNYCVGGEVTTMFHLDRPMYLLGYLANQSRVYLIDKEFNVMGYTLLLSLIEYKTLVMRGDIERANEVLPSIPKEHLNSVARFLESRGMIEEALEVATDPDYRFELAIQLERLEVAKSIATEVQSESKWKQLGELAMSNGRLDMAEDCLNHAMDLSGLLLLYSSLGDAEGISKLATLAKEQGKNNVAFLCLFMLGRVEDCLQLLIESNRIPEAALMARSYLPSKVSEIVAIWRKDLNKVNPKAAESLADPEEYPNLFEDWQVALAVESKAAATRNVYPPAEQYISHADKSHISLVEAFRSMQIEEGEEPLENGDSNHENGEEQYTEAQEEHNGEEGSQEEAVVVDADSTDGAVLVNGNEAEEEWVLAPRH, encoded by the exons ATG CCTCTCAGACTCGAAATCAAG AGGAAGCTTGCGCAAAGATCAGAAAGAGTAAAATCTGTGGATCTACATCCGACAGAACCATG GATTCTTGCAAGTTTATACTCTGGAACTGTCTGTATCTGGAACTTCCAATCTCAG ACTATGGCCAAATCTTTTGAGGTTACTGAGTTGCCAG TTAGGTCAGCCAAGTTTATTGCACGCAAACAGTGGGTTGTTGCTGGAGCAGATGATATGTTTATTCGTGTATATAATTACAACACAATGGATAAAGTCAAAGTATTTGAGGCACATACAGATTACATTCGGTGTGTGGCTGTTCATCCTACACTTCCTTATGTGCTGTCATCATCTGATGATATGCTTATTAAGCTTTGGGATTGGGAAAAAGGCTGGGTTTGTACCCAGATATTTGAGGGACATTCTCATTATGTCATGCAAGTAACATTTAATCCTAAAGACACAAACACCTTTGCTAGTGCATCTCTTGATCGCACCATAAAG ATTTGGAATCTTGGCTCTCCTGATCCTAATTTTACATTGGATGCCCACCAGAAAGGTGTGAATTGCGTTGATTACTTTACAGGTGGTGACAAACCTTATCTGATCACTGGCTCTGATGATCACACTGCCAAG GTATGGGATTATCAGACCAAAGGTTGTGTCCAGACCCTTGAAGGTCACACGCACAATGTCTCTGCTGTGTGCTTTCATCCGGAGCTTCCTATAATAATTACTGGTTCTGAGGATGGTACAGTACGAATATGGCACTCTACCACTTATAG GCTTGAGAACACATTGAACTATGGTCTTGAAAGGGTTTGGGCCATTGGATATATGAAAGGATCACGTCG CGTTGTGATTGGCTATGATGAAGGGACTATTATGGTTAAACTTGGTCGAGAAGTACCTGTGGCTAGCATGGACAACAGTGGGAAAATTATTTGGGCTAAGCATAATGAAATTCAAACTGTCAATATAAAAAGTGTAGGAGCAGATGTGGAG GTTGCTGATGGAGAAAGGTTACCCTTGGCTGTTAAGGAGTTGGGCACTTGTGATCTTTACCCACAA AACTTAAAGCACAACCCAAATGGGAGATTTGTTGTTGTATGTGGAGATGGTGAGTATATTATATACACTGCATTGGCATGGAGAAATAGGTCTTTTGGTTCAGCTCTCGAATTTGTTTGGTCTTCTGATGGAGAGTATGCTGTCAGAGAAAGCACATCAAAgatcaaaattttcaacaaaaatttcCAG GAGAAGAGGAGTGTCCGACCAACATTTTCAGCAGAACGTATTTTTGGAGGCACTTTATTAGCGATGTGCTCAAATGATTTCATCTGCTTTTATGATTGGGCAGAATGCAGGTTAATTTATCGGATTGATGTCAATGTGAAA AACCTCTACTGGGCCGATAGTGGTGATCTTGTCACAATTGCTAGTGATACATCATTCTATATCCTGAAGTACAAT CGTGACATAGTTGCTTCACATTTAGTTAGTGGAAGACCAGTAGATGATGAAGGTGTTGAAGATGCCTTTGAGCTCCTTCATGAGATGAGTGAACGTGTCAGGACAGGCATTTGGGTTGGGGATTGCTTTATCTACAACAATTCCTCTTGGAGACTGAATTACTGTGTTGGTGGCGAG GTAACAACAATGTTTCATTTGGACCGCCCTATGTATTTATTGGGTTACCTTGCAAACCAAAGCCGGGTATATCTGATTGACAAAGAGTTTAA TGTTATGGGATACACACTGCTTTTAAGCTTGATTGAGTACAAGACATTAGTTATGCGCGGTGATATTGAAAGGGCCAATGAAGTCCTACCATCAATTCCTAAGGAGCATCTTAACAG TGTGGCTCGATTCTTGGAATCACGGGGGATGATAGAGGAGGCTCTTGAAGTAGCTACTGACCCTGATTACAGATTTGAACTAGCAATACAGCTTGAAAGATTAGAAGTTGCAAAG AGTATTGCAACTGAAGTGCAGAGTGAGTCTAAATGGAAGCAGTTGGGAGAATTAGCTATGTCTAATGGAAGG TTAGATATGGCTGAGGATTGTTTGAATCATGCGATGGATTTGAGTGGGTTGTTACTGCTGTATTCTTCTTTAGGAGATGCCGAAGGAATATCAAAACTTGCAACCCTTGCTAAAGAGCAAGGGAAGAACAATGTTGCTTTCCTTTGCTTGTTTATGTTGGGTAGAGTGGAAGACTGCCTTCAACTGTTGATAGAGAG CAATCGGATTCCAGAGGCAGCTTTAATGGCTCGATCTTACCTCCCAAGCAAGGTCTCAGAGATAGTGGCAATTTGGAGAAAAGATCTTAATAAG GTTAATCCAAAAGCTGCTGAATCATTGGCTGATCCTGAGGAATATCCAAATTTATTTGAAGACTGGCAAGTTGCACTTGCTGTTGAATCTAAGGCTGCAGCAACAAG gaaTGTTTACCCTCCTGCGGAGCAGTACATCAGCCATGCAGATAAATCACATATAAGCCTTGTTGAAGCTTTTAGAAGCATGCAGATTGAAGAAGGCGAGGAGCCTCTTGAGAATGGGGACTCTAACCATGAG AATGGAGAAGAGCAGTATACAGAGGCACAGGAGGAGCATAATGGAGAAGAAGGAAGCCAAGAAGAGGCAGTTGTAGTGGATGCCGATTCTACAGATGGTGCAGTACTCGTTAATGGTAACGAGGCTGAAGAAGAGTGGG TGCTTGCGCCACGTCACTAG
- the LOC130940982 gene encoding coatomer subunit beta'-1-like isoform X1 yields MEQNLSLDFEHEFVQNSERVKSVDLHPTEPWVLVGLYSGSISIWNYQTKTEEKSFKLSESPVRSAKFIARENWVIAASDDKYIRVCSYETGQKISEFEEHTDYIRSLAVHPFLPYVVSASDDNVLKLWDWKKGWACLKTFQGHSHYVMSVAFNPKDPSTFATASLDGTLKIWSVDSSAPILTLEGHLKGVNCADYFISNDKEYLISGSDDFTAKVWDYHSKNCVQTLEGHGNNVTAVCSHPELPIILTASEDSTVKIWDNVTYRLQTTLNFDLERIWSIGYKKGSSRVAFGCDKGFVIVKINIEAVKQD; encoded by the exons GGTTCTAGTGGGTTTGTATTCAGGATCTATTTCTATATGGAACTATCAGACAAAg ACTGAAGAGAAGTCATTCAAGCTTAGTGAATCACCAG TAAGATCTGCCAAGTTCATTGCTCGCGAAAATTGGGTTATTGCTGCGTCCGACGACAAGTATATTCGAGTCTGCAGTTATGAGACAGGCCAAAAGATTTCAGAATTTGAGGAACATACAGATTACATTAGGAGTTTGGCTGTGCACCCTTTCCTGCCATATGTTGTGTCAGCTTCTGATGACAATGTTCTAAAATTGTGGGATTGGAAGAAGGGTTGGGCTTGTCTTAAAACCTTTCAAGGACACTCACATTATGTGATGAGTGTAGCATTTAACCCCAAGGATCCATCTACCTTTGCTACTGCATCCCTTGATGGGACTTTAAAG ATTTGGAGTGTTGATTCCTCTGCTCCAATTTTGACCCTGGAGGGACACTTGAAAGGAGTGAATTGTGCTGATTACTTCATAAGCAATGATAAAGAATATCTTATAAGTGGTTCTGATGATTTCACTGCAAAAGTGTGGGATTATCATTCTAAAAACTGTGTACAAACACTTGAAGGACATGGAAACAATGTCACAGCAGTGTGCTCTCATCCTGAGCTTCCTATCATATTAACAGCTTCAGAGGATTCTACTGTCAAAATATGGGATAATGTCACATACAG GCTTCAAACCACCTTGAATTTTGATCTTGAGAGAATATGGAGTATTGGATACAAAAAAGGATCATCAAG GGTTGCTTTTGGTTGTGACAAAGGATTTGTTATAGTTAAGATAAACATTGAAGCTGTCAAACAAGATTAA